The genome window AACTTCCCGCTGATTGCCCAAGTCACTTCCGATGGTTTCCAAATCCTCCAGTCCCAGCCGGTCAGTCACGGTGAGTGCCGTTTAAACACCACCATTGACACCAACGTTTCACTGGTCAAGCTCTTCCCAGGATTCGACCCGACCCTGCTGCACGCAATGGCCGATAATGGTTGTCATGGTATCGTGATTGAAGCATACGGTCTCGGCGGGATGACCTTTATCCGCCGCAACCTGGTGGCCGCGGTCGGCAAACTGATTCGAAAGGGTATCCCGGTCATTGCGGCCAGTCAGTGCCTGTACGAGCGGAGCGACCTGACGAAGTACGAAGTTGGCCAACAGGCGCTGCTGGAAGGGGCAATTTCCGCCCATGATATGACTTCAGAATGTGCAATTACTAAGCTGATGTGGGGCCTCGGCCAGGGGATGGACATCGCTGCCATCAGTAAGTTCTTTAACACCGATGTGGCCGGTGAGGTAACGCTATAAACAACAAAGCGACTCTGACAAATTGCCGTCAGGGCCGCTTTTATGCTTTAACTTTTAATTAATCAACTTTGCGCTTCTTTAGTCCAAACATTCCTAAGAGCGATACCAAGCCCAGGCCAGCTAAGGTACCGGCAGCATGATCGTTCCCAGTTTGCGGCAACTGTTGAGCAGGAGCTGCCTGCTGGTGTGACACTTGAACACTCTGGTTAGCAAGCTGCGGCTGCCCTTGTGGTTGACTTACTGACCGTCCTGCCACCGGTTGCTGGTCAGGTTGTCCCGGTTGTGCGGGCACTTCTGGCTGACTAGGTTGCGTCGGCGTGGTTGGATCAGTCGGCTGTACAGGATCTGGTTGCGGTGCTGGTTTAGCAAGTACATGCACCAGTACCGGGAACCACTGCGACCCGTTAAAGTTCAACCAAGCGTAGCTATATCCCGGCCAGGTCACGTTTGGTTTTATCGTCCAGGCAAAGGTTTCTGGCGTGTCAGGATCATCCGAGGTGTATTTAACAACCGTGCTTTGGGCATCCGGCGTTTCACCCACGTAAGTCGTCAAACTGCTCTTAAAAATTGGCGAATTATCATCCACGGAGGCAATCGGGCAGACTTCTCTCAATTCTTGATTTTTCAAAATAACCGGTGCCTTGCCAGGAATGTCGACCTCAATTGCAATATCGTCCTTGTTGGTTGGGTACGGATTTTCGTACATTCCCCGGTCATCCTTCGTCAAGTCCCACTGTGGCGCCACTAGCCACTTAACGGTGGTTCCTTCCGGCAAGGTGCCGATATTGCCGATGAAAATTGCCGGATCCAGGTTACCATTCTCAATATCATAACGTAGATATTGATTGTCATTTGGATCAGTGATGTACGGCTTCTGTGTGTCCTGACTAGGCTTAATTAGCACCGTCACTACATTGTTGGACGTGTAATCAAGACTGTTTAGGCCCCCACTATCTACCATCTCGTAACCTAAGCGTCCGGTGAGCCCAGGTTCTGCATAGCGCGCGTAGTTTTCTTCTAAATATTGAATAGTATCGGATGTTGCAATCTGCTGGTCATCATCGCCACGCTTCATGTAGATAATATCAGTTTCGACAACCTTGCCCGTGGTGAGGTCGTAAAAGCGGATCACCGTTTGAACCCGGTCACTGGCCGGAATCGAAGCTGGATCACCATAAATTGTGGCGTAGTCGCTTTCCTTCGCGAACACGTTGACTGGAACTGTAAAGTCCTTATTAATAGCCTGACCCTCAAAGTCAGTATATTGAACGTTAACAATTCCCGTCGTGGTCCCCACTTTAGAAACGTCTGGCGCCTACTTCCAACTCGCTTAATAATCGTTTTCCCTTTGCATTTCACTCATTGGCGTGATTGCCGAGTCTGCTGCCGGCTCCTGACCAACGACGGTCGAGATTGGAACAATTGCTGGGTCAAGGTTTTCTTCAGGAACGCTTGGTTCGCCAGTGTGATCACTATCATCATCCGACTGGGATGCCGGTAAATTAACCGCCGTCCCCTGGTTGGCATCACCATTCGTAACGATGGCTGAGTTATCGCTCGACCCTTGATTTGGATTTGCATCATCAGCGTGGGCAATCGTACTATTAGCCAAAATAAAAGTGGTCCCTAAAGCAACTGAGGCCACGCCCAACGTTAATTTTTTAACATCGATTGGCTTATGGATTGACAAATTTGATGATACTCCCCCATGATTGTGACCTACCGTTATTATTCTCCCCTTATATTTAGAATGTATTTTTCATACTCCTACCCTTAAATAATACCTCACTTTGTATCAAAATAATCATTTAAAATCACTTGATAGCTAACTTTTTTGTAAAGAGTTATTTCGCTATCAGTTGCTTCATCAAAATAAGCGCTCTTTTAAAACTAAGCGCCGGCAGGTAAATCATTCTCTGGTTCACCTACCGGCTGTTAATTTACTCAGTTTGCGTAAAAGTGCTGCCACTCTTTGTTGACGTTCTGCCGGGTTGTCTTGGTTCCGGACCATGATGGCACCTTCACGACCCCATCGATCTTGCTCTTCGGCACAAAGCCCCAGTAGCGGCCGTCATTGGAAACGCTCCGGTGGTCTCCCAGAACGAAGTATTCGCCCTTTGGGACCGTGGTGGTTCCGTTATGCTTGAGCCAGCTATTTTGCACAGAAATACTTTTGAGTGTCCAGTCACCAGTCCCGGCTTTCCGCTGGTCCATGCTGATGTAGTTCTGGTTAATCTTCTTGCCATTGACGTAGATGTTCCCGTTCTTGGACTGCACCTTATCACCCGGCATTCCGATCACCCGCTTGACGTAATCCGTCTTCTGGGCAACCTGCGGGTCCACCCCGTTGGCGTCAAATACCACGACGCTGCCGTGGTGAATTTTTGCCGTCTTTAGGCAAAAGACCCGTTCGTTATTCACCAGGTTTGGTTCCATGGATGGCCCATCGACCCGGACGATTTGAAAGACAAACTGCTTGATCAGCAGTGCAATCAATAGCCCAATGGCAATTGGGACAATCCAACTCATTGTTTCCCGAAATGCTTTCATACTTCCGCCTCACTTAATCTTCAATTTCGTGGATATAGTCTGCGGCAATCTTGCTGTCAGTTGCGTACGGCGTGTCGACACCGTTGATCTTCTGGTAAGGATCCTCGCCCTTCCCAGCTAACACCACAATATCACCATTACTGCTACTGTCAATTGCCGCCTTGATTGCCGTTGGCCGGTCCATAATGTACTGGATTTCCCCAACTTGGTCATGGTCAATATGCGAATTTATTTCCTGGGCAATTTTCATTGGGTCCTCAAATCCGGGATCGTCTGTCGTAAGGATAATCTGGTCCGGATGTTCCTCCGACAATGCTTTCCCGAAGCCCTGCCGACGGGAAATTCCCTTGTCACCGGTTGCCCCCAGCACGACGGTCACCTTACCAGCCGCCGTCTGCCGCTTCAAGAAGGCCAGGAGCCGTTTCAAGCTGGCATAGTTATGGGCATAGTCAATGTAAATCGTCCCGTGCTGGCGGGTTTTTTGCATCTCCATCCGGCCCTTGATATGAACATGGTCCAGCGTTGCAGCGGCATCTTCCGCGGTTGCCCCCGCTAGGGCCGTTGAAATAATCGCCGCGACGGCATTCCCCTCGTTATAGTCACCAGGGACACTGGTCTTATAACGCCGCTGGAGGCCCAACCGTTCGGCCTTGGAGGTGCAGGCAGCAAGTTCAAACTCGCTTTCGTGCAGGTCTTCCAAGTCATTCCGGTATTCGAAGTCGATTGCAGCCCCTTCCGGCAGTTGGACCTGCGCCCCGTGCCGGGCAAATAAGTAGATATCCTCTGGCTGCGTCGTTGCCTTGGCCGTGTAATATACATCCGCCAGGTCGGCCGTTTCGGCATTGATTAGACAAACCCTGGAGTTGACCAGCAGCTGCTCCTTACAGTGGAGGTAGTCCGCAAAGGTCGGGTGTTCGTTGCGGCCAATATGGTCAGGACTAATGTTTAAGAAAATACCGATATCGAAGTGCAGACCATAGGTCCGGTACTTCTTGTATGCCTGTGAGGAAACCTCCATCACCAGGTGGGTCATCCCGTTATCGACCGCTGCCCGCATATCATGAAAGAGATCAAGCGACTCTGGCGTGGTCAAGTCAGACTTAAAGTGGTCGTCCGGGCCGTTCCCCAGCACCCGGTCGAGGGTCGAAAAGAGGGCCACGTGATGGTCAGTTGCCCGCCCCAAAATGTGATCAGCCATATAAGCGGTAGTGGTCTTTCCCTTCGTTCCGGTGATGGCAATAATCGTCAGCTCATCTTGGGGGAAACCGTAAAAAGCCGCCCCGAGCAGCGCCATCGCTTTTTGCTCATCTTTGACGATAATCGCCGGCAGGTCCCCGCCTTCCGAGTATTCCTGCTCCGCCACGTAGGCCACGGCACCCTGTTCCTTTGCCATCGTTAGGTATTTCGGCAAAAAGTTGCCCTTGCAAAAGAACAAAGTCCCCGCAGTGACCTTTCGCGAATCATAAGCAACACTCGTCGCGGTAAAGTCAGTTAAATTTTTGGTATGATCCAATAAATGGTGCTCGCGCAATAACGTTAGTGCAGGCGTGACATGCAATTCCATGTGTTATTGACCCCTCTTATTTTTCTCTCTTAAAACTCTATTATTTCATTTTTTATGGTAAAAGTGAATTCTTGAAGCAAATAAAATAAAAAGAGGAAGATGACCGCTCGCCACCTCCCTCTTGTCTATTACGCCTCGGCACTTACCTTGGCCTTATCGATGTTGCTTTCATCCAGCTTGAAGTTATCGATGAAGTAGAGCTTGTACCAAACCAGGAAAGTATAGACCGTCCAGATCTTCCGCCGGCCATCGACCTTGCCAGCAAAGTTGTCATCAGCCAATTGCAGGAGCTTGTCCTGGTCGAAAAACTCCTTCACGAAGTCTTGTGCAAACAAGTTCCGTACTTCCTTGTAGTACTTCTCTTCCCGAAGCCATTCTCGAACAGGGGTCGGGAAGCCCAGTTTTGGCCGGGTTGCCCATTCTTCTGGCAGGTGCCGGTTGGCCGCCATCCGGAAGGCCCACTTAGTCCCCTTATCGTTGAAGAGGTACTTCGTCGGCGTGGTTTCAGCCACCTTCATAACTTCCTTATCCAGGAGCGGAACCCGAATTTCCACGGAGTTTGCCATACTCATCTTATCCGCCTTTAAGCAAATATCCCCTGGCATGAAACGGTGCAAGTCAACGTACTGCTTCTTGGCAACCTCGTTCATTTCCGGCTTCTTCTCGTCACACTTGTCGTAGAGCGGCTTCAGCAGGTCAGTGATGGACGGGCCATCCTGGTATTCTGGCTTCAAGTATTCATTGGCCTCTGCCGGACTAAAGATGTAGGCCTGGCCGATAAAGGTATCCCGGGCCGGGGCCAGGTTGCGGTAGAGGTGCTCAGAACCGTGGAAGTGCTTGCCTTCCAGCCACTTTCCCAACTTATAGCGCTGGTCCTTCGGTAGCTTCTTGAGTTGTTCAGTCACCCAGCGGATAAACTTGACCTTGGTGTTAAAGCCATAGGCCGTGTAGCCCGCAAACAGTTCGTCCGCCCCTTCACCGGAAAGCAGGGCCTTGTAGCCGTTATCCTTCGCCAGCTTATTCAGGAAGTAAAGCGGCACCACAGACGGGTTGGAGTCCGGTTCGTCCAGGTAGTACTGGATTAACGGGAAGGTCTTGAACGCTTCTTCATCGGTCAGCAGCTTATCGGTGTTCTTTAAGTCCAACTTAGCCGCCAATTCACGGGCCTGCTTGGTCTCGTCGTAGCCGCTGTCAAAACCAATGGAGAAGGTGTTATTTGGCCGCATCAAAGCAGTTACCAGACTGGAGTCAACCCCGGCCGACAGGAAAGAGCCGACCTTGATGCCCTTATCCGCGAAGGTGTGGGCCTTGACAGAATTTTTAACCACGTTGTCGATGTTATCAACGGCCTGGTCGAAGCTCTCATCCGTTGGGTCAAAGTCTTCGTCCCAGTACTGCTCCATCGTAAACTTGCCGTCCTTGTAGGTAAAGTAGTGGGCTTCCGGCAAGCGGTAAACTCCCTTGAAGAAGGTTTCCTGGGTCACGTTATACTGGAAAGTCATGTAGGACTTCAGGGCCCGCTTATTCAGCTCCATCTCGAAGTTCGGGTGATCCAGAAAGGCCTTGATTTCAGAACCAACAAAGAAGGTCCCATTCATCTGGGCATAGTAGAGAGGCTTGATTCCGAAATGGTCCCGGGCGCCAAACATTTCCTTGGTCTTGGTATCCCAAATGATGAAGGCAAACATTCCCCGCAGCTTCTGCAGGACGTCCTTGCCCCACTCTTCATAACCGTGCAGGATAACTTCCGTATCGGCGTGGGTAGTAAAGGTATGCCCCTTTTCAATCAGCTCGCCGCGGAGTTCTTCAAAGTTATAGATTTCCCCGTTAAACTCAATAAGCTTGGACTGATCTTCATTAAAGATGGGCTGATTCCCAGACTTAACATCCACAAAACTCAGCCGGCGGAACCCCAGGGCCACGTTATCATCCACGTACTGGCCCTCGTCGTCCGGGCCCCGGTGGATGATCCGGTCCTTCATCTTCTTGATTAAGGTGTCCTTTAATTGTGGTTTCTCGTTATCAACAAACGCAACAATTCCACACATTGCAATGTTCCTCTTCTTTCATTCAGAATTTGCTATTTTCTTCAGATCAAAACTTGAACCTAAATTATATCATACTCGGGCGCTTAATAATTGGATATTGCCTAAGTTTAAGCAATCCTTTTATTTTCCCCGGATTGAAAAAGGGGCGACCGGAAATAATTTCTTTTCCCGTCGCCGCTGCTTAATATTTCCCGGGAAATCATTGTCGGTCAGCCTTGGAAAATTTCCCTTGTCGAATATAAACACTCAGAATTGCCAGGTCGGCCGGGTTAACCCCGGAAATCCGGGAAGCCTGGGCTAGGGTCGCCGGACGGATTTTCTCCAGCTTTTGCCGCCCCTCGGTTGCCAGGCCGTCAATGTCGTTGTAGTCAATGCTGTCCGGAATCCGCTTGGCTTCCATCCGCTTCATCCGGTCAACCTTCTGCTCTTCTTTTTTGATGTAGCCAGCGTACTTGAGCTGGATTTCCACCTGTTCAATCACGTGGCGGTCCAATTCTTCGGCCGGGGCTGGGATAAACCGGGTCAATGTTTGGTAGTCCACGTACGGCCGCTTGATCAGGTCCGCCGCGGAAATAGCATCCTTGAGACGGTTATCACCGTGCTCTTCGATAAAGTCGTTGACCGCTTCGTCACTTGGCTTGAACTTGATGGTTTCCAGGCGCTTGATTTCCGCAGCCACGGCGGCCTTCTTAGCTTCCATCTTAGCCAGGCGCTCGTCGGAAACTAAGCCCACCGCGTGGCCCTTCTCCATCAAGCGGAAGTCGGCATTATCATGACGCAGAATCAGCCGGTATTCGGCCCGGCTAGTCAACAGCCGGTAAGGTTCCTTAGTTCCCTTAGTCACCA of Limosilactobacillus oris contains these proteins:
- a CDS encoding LPXTG cell wall anchor domain-containing protein, whose translation is MGTTTGIVNVQYTDFEGQAINKDFTVPVNVFAKESDYATIYGDPASIPASDRVQTVIRFYDLTTGKVVETDIIYMKRGDDDQQIATSDTIQYLEENYARYAEPGLTGRLGYEMVDSGGLNSLDYTSNNVVTVLIKPSQDTQKPYITDPNDNQYLRYDIENGNLDPAIFIGNIGTLPEGTTVKWLVAPQWDLTKDDRGMYENPYPTNKDDIAIEVDIPGKAPVILKNQELREVCPIASVDDNSPIFKSSLTTYVGETPDAQSTVVKYTSDDPDTPETFAWTIKPNVTWPGYSYAWLNFNGSQWFPVLVHVLAKPAPQPDPVQPTDPTTPTQPSQPEVPAQPGQPDQQPVAGRSVSQPQGQPQLANQSVQVSHQQAAPAQQLPQTGNDHAAGTLAGLGLVSLLGMFGLKKRKVD
- a CDS encoding YSIRK-type signal peptide-containing protein; amino-acid sequence: MSIHKPIDVKKLTLGVASVALGTTFILANSTIAHADDANPNQGSSDNSAIVTNGDANQGTAVNLPASQSDDDSDHTGEPSVPEENLDPAIVPISTVVGQEPAADSAITPMSEMQRENDY
- the lepB gene encoding signal peptidase I, which produces MKAFRETMSWIVPIAIGLLIALLIKQFVFQIVRVDGPSMEPNLVNNERVFCLKTAKIHHGSVVVFDANGVDPQVAQKTDYVKRVIGMPGDKVQSKNGNIYVNGKKINQNYISMDQRKAGTGDWTLKSISVQNSWLKHNGTTTVPKGEYFVLGDHRSVSNDGRYWGFVPKSKIDGVVKVPSWSGTKTTRQNVNKEWQHFYAN
- a CDS encoding UDP-N-acetylmuramoyl-L-alanyl-D-glutamate--2,6-diaminopimelate ligase, whose protein sequence is MELHVTPALTLLREHHLLDHTKNLTDFTATSVAYDSRKVTAGTLFFCKGNFLPKYLTMAKEQGAVAYVAEQEYSEGGDLPAIIVKDEQKAMALLGAAFYGFPQDELTIIAITGTKGKTTTAYMADHILGRATDHHVALFSTLDRVLGNGPDDHFKSDLTTPESLDLFHDMRAAVDNGMTHLVMEVSSQAYKKYRTYGLHFDIGIFLNISPDHIGRNEHPTFADYLHCKEQLLVNSRVCLINAETADLADVYYTAKATTQPEDIYLFARHGAQVQLPEGAAIDFEYRNDLEDLHESEFELAACTSKAERLGLQRRYKTSVPGDYNEGNAVAAIISTALAGATAEDAAATLDHVHIKGRMEMQKTRQHGTIYIDYAHNYASLKRLLAFLKRQTAAGKVTVVLGATGDKGISRRQGFGKALSEEHPDQIILTTDDPGFEDPMKIAQEINSHIDHDQVGEIQYIMDRPTAIKAAIDSSSNGDIVVLAGKGEDPYQKINGVDTPYATDSKIAADYIHEIED
- the asnB gene encoding asparagine synthase (glutamine-hydrolyzing); the encoded protein is MCGIVAFVDNEKPQLKDTLIKKMKDRIIHRGPDDEGQYVDDNVALGFRRLSFVDVKSGNQPIFNEDQSKLIEFNGEIYNFEELRGELIEKGHTFTTHADTEVILHGYEEWGKDVLQKLRGMFAFIIWDTKTKEMFGARDHFGIKPLYYAQMNGTFFVGSEIKAFLDHPNFEMELNKRALKSYMTFQYNVTQETFFKGVYRLPEAHYFTYKDGKFTMEQYWDEDFDPTDESFDQAVDNIDNVVKNSVKAHTFADKGIKVGSFLSAGVDSSLVTALMRPNNTFSIGFDSGYDETKQARELAAKLDLKNTDKLLTDEEAFKTFPLIQYYLDEPDSNPSVVPLYFLNKLAKDNGYKALLSGEGADELFAGYTAYGFNTKVKFIRWVTEQLKKLPKDQRYKLGKWLEGKHFHGSEHLYRNLAPARDTFIGQAYIFSPAEANEYLKPEYQDGPSITDLLKPLYDKCDEKKPEMNEVAKKQYVDLHRFMPGDICLKADKMSMANSVEIRVPLLDKEVMKVAETTPTKYLFNDKGTKWAFRMAANRHLPEEWATRPKLGFPTPVREWLREEKYYKEVRNLFAQDFVKEFFDQDKLLQLADDNFAGKVDGRRKIWTVYTFLVWYKLYFIDNFKLDESNIDKAKVSAEA